In one window of Nicotiana tabacum cultivar K326 chromosome 12, ASM71507v2, whole genome shotgun sequence DNA:
- the LOC107817678 gene encoding TPR repeat-containing thioredoxin TTL1-like, giving the protein MSHSGKPISEMGFDSLADRLRNSLLSSCNINEEEEKNDNKPDFRELDLGSPVSPLITRTSRLSTSTTTTTTTTTTSSRSSSSSGSGSGRNVSYSGPKRSDSSHSGELSGSGSAESSPTVRGLKPGHGRSDSGNTHPLIYSGGCSVTSPVGNALPAGNICPSGKILKTGMACKSTKTDVLGTGTANYGHGSIMRGGAGPKSAVDGGSGHTMNSRGFTVGETVKRGSFTNDSDELKRIGNENYKKGNFIEALNIYDKAIAISPGNAALHCNRAAALMALNRLGEAVKECEEAIRLDPSYVRAHQRLGSLLLSLGQVENARSHFFSLGHKPDQAELQKLQAVEKHISKCTDARRVRDWKSTLREAEAATASGADASPQLFACRAEAYLKLHKLEDAELCLSKINKFEPSVVACQSKFFGMLSEAYVFFVQAQIEMARGRFENALTSIERAAQVDPRSIDVSVLLNNVRLVGQARGRGNNLFKSERYTEACAAYGEGLMRDSSNSVLYCNRAACWYKLGQWEKSLDDCNQALIIQPNYTKALLRRAASNAKLERWAEAVRDYEVLRRELPNDNEVAESLFHAQVALKKSHGEDVYNMKFGGEVELVSGLQQFRAAISSSGASVVHFKAASNLQCKQISSFLDTLSTKFPSISFLKVDVEESPTIATAENIRIVPTFKIYKNGSRVKEMVCPSPEVLESSVRHYSI; this is encoded by the exons atgtcgCATTCTGGAAAGCCCATATCGGAAATGGGTTTTGACTCGTTAGCTGATCGGTTGAGAAACTCATTACTGAGTAGTTGTAATATTAACGAAGAGGAGGAGAAGAACGATAACAAGCCCGATTTTCGAGAACTGGATCTGGGTTCACCCGTTTCACCATTAATAACCCGAACGAGTCGACTCAGTacctccaccaccaccaccactactactactactacaagTAGCAGATCTAGCTCATCATCTGGATCCGGGTCGGGTCGAAATGTGTCATATTCGGGTCCTAAAAGGTCTGATTCGAGCCATTCCGGCGAACTTTCGGGTTCGGGTTCAGCCGAGAGCTCGCCTACAGTACGTGGGCTCAAACCGGGTCATGGGCGGTCCGATTCGGGAAATACACATCCGTTAATTTACTCCGGCGGATGCTCCGTCACTTCCCCTGTCGGTAATGCGCTTCCGGCTGGCAATATTTGCCCGTCCGGCAAGATTTTGAAAACCGGCATGGCTTGTAAATCCACAAAGACTGATGTTTTAGGGACCGGAACGGCTAATTACGGCCATGGCAGCATAATGCGCGGCGGTGCGGGTCCAAAATCCGCCGTCGATGGCGGTTCTGGCCATACTATGAATTCAAGAGGATTTACTGTTGGTGAGACAGTAAAAAGAGGGAGTTTTACTAATGATTCAGATGAGTTGAAAAGAATAGGGAATGAGAATTACAAGAAGGGTAATTTTATTGAAGCTTTGAATATTTATGATAAAGCCATTGCTATTTCTCCGGGCAATGCTGCATTACATTGTAATCGAGCTGCTGCCTTAATGGCTTTGAACCGGCTAGGGGAGGCAGTGAAGGAATGTGAGGAAGCCATTAGGCTGGATCCATCGTATGTTAGAGCACACCAACGATTAGGATCTTTGTTACTTAG TTTAGGACAGGTTGAAAATGCAAGGAGTCACTTTTTTTCCCTAGGTCATAAGCCAGATCAAGCGGAGTTGCAGAAGTTGCAAGCGGTGGAGAAACATATCAGCAAATGCACTGATGCCCGGAGAGTTAGAGATTGGAAAAGTACATTAAGAGAAGCTGAGGCAGCAACCGCTTCTGGAGCTGATGCATCTCCTCAG CTATTTGCATGTAGAGCGGAAGCTTATTTGAAGTTACACAAATTGGAGGATGCTGAATTGTGCCTATCAAAAATTAACAAGTTCGAACCATCTGTTGTAGCTTGCCAATCAAAATTTTTTGGGATGCTCTCTGAAGCATACGTATTCTTTGTTCAGGCTCAGATTGAGATGGCTCGGGGAAG GTTTGAAAATGCACTTACTTCCATTGAGAGAGCTGCACAAGTTGACCCTCGAAGTATTGATGTTTCTGTTTTACTCAACAATGTGAGGCTGGTGGGGCAAGCTCGTGGTCGCGGCAACAATCTATTTAAATCTGAAAGATATACAGAAGCTTGTGCTGCTTATGGGGAAGGGCTCATGCGCGATTCTTCAAATTCGGTTCTCTACTGCAATAGAGCAGCTTGCTGGTATAAACTCGGGCAGTGGGAAAAATCTCTGGATGATTGCAACCAAGCTCTCATTATCCAGCCAAATTATACTAAAGCTCTACTTCGACGAGCTGCCTCAAATGCTAAG CTGGAAAGATGGGCGGAAGCTGTGAGAGATTACGAGGTTTTGAGGAGGGAACTTCCAAatgacaatgaggttgcggaATCATTGTTCCATGCCCAAGTTGCATTAAAGAAGTCACATGGAGAAGATGTTTACAATATGAAATTTGGTGGGGAGGTGGAGCTGGTGTCGGGTCTCCAGCAGTTCCGGGCTGCGATTTCATCATCTG GTGCATCTGTGGTCCATTTTAAAGCGGCATCCAACCTACAATGCAAGCAGATATCCTCTTTCTTGGACACCTTAAGCACCAAATTCCCTTCAATAAGTTTTCTCAAG GTGGATGTGGAAGAGAGCCCAACAATCGCTACAGCAGAGAATATTAGAATAGTACCTACATTTAAGATTTACAAAAATGGTAGCCGCGTGAAGGAGATGGTTTGCCCAAGTCCAGAGGTGTTGGAGTCATCGGTGAGGCATTACAGCATTTAA